One Halovivax ruber XH-70 genomic region harbors:
- a CDS encoding formate/nitrite transporter family protein: MDQRPTRDVLDSVMESGVHELNRERGGLLLSGFSAGLDIGFGPLLMAVILTLSTGGFGDLTTELLVASAYAVGFIFVIIGRSELFTEHTTLAVVPVLDGEATVTQLARLWGLVYVGNVLGGATFTILAVVLMPGLGVVDPASFVEIASKLITHDPRWLLVAGIFAGWLMGLLAWLLTAAQDTTSRLLLIWIVAATIGLLHLPHSIAGNVEVLFGLVMTDAITIGDYVVFLVLATIGNALGGGIFVASIKYGHVVRGGG, encoded by the coding sequence GTGGACCAGCGCCCGACCCGAGACGTCCTCGACTCCGTCATGGAGAGTGGCGTCCACGAACTCAATCGCGAACGCGGCGGCCTCTTGCTGTCGGGGTTCTCGGCGGGGCTCGACATCGGATTCGGGCCGCTCCTGATGGCCGTCATCCTGACGCTCTCGACCGGTGGGTTCGGTGATCTCACTACCGAGCTTCTCGTCGCGAGTGCCTACGCCGTCGGGTTTATCTTCGTCATCATCGGCCGCTCGGAGCTGTTCACCGAACACACTACGCTCGCGGTGGTTCCGGTCTTAGACGGCGAGGCGACGGTGACACAACTCGCGCGCCTCTGGGGACTGGTCTACGTGGGGAACGTACTCGGTGGCGCCACGTTCACGATCCTGGCCGTCGTGCTGATGCCGGGACTCGGCGTCGTCGATCCGGCTTCGTTCGTCGAAATCGCGTCGAAGCTCATCACGCACGACCCACGCTGGCTGCTCGTCGCCGGGATCTTCGCTGGCTGGTTGATGGGATTGCTCGCCTGGCTGCTCACCGCCGCTCAGGACACGACGAGTCGACTGCTGCTCATCTGGATCGTCGCGGCGACGATCGGACTCTTGCACCTTCCTCACTCGATCGCCGGCAACGTCGAAGTGCTCTTCGGGCTCGTCATGACTGACGCGATCACGATCGGCGACTACGTGGTCTTTCTGGTGCTTGCGACGATTGGGAACGCACTCGGTGGCGGGATCTTCGTCGCGTCGATCAAGTACGGTCACGTCGTTCGCGGCGGCGGGTAG
- a CDS encoding DUF6159 family protein, producing MGIFTRLKIGFGMARRSLRVLRAHPKLLTFPLLGALSGLAFFLTLFGSLFATGPIFQEPGPALYAALFVAYLAETFVASFFTAALIAATRTAFQGDEPSIRGALATAWQHKWPLFAWSVVAATVGVIIKGIEGEDNLVAQIAAAVFAVAWSLMTYFIVPVIVFRDPSVREMFTESARTFKETWGESIGAMGAIDVVSFVLVLGGGLLGGATYLVLGGLGTAGLVATVVVGGTAILLAFLIGKTLSGIAKTALYLYATEDTAPEYFEDMDFGGLGGDDSTASSSGLTGAMGSSGRGRI from the coding sequence ATGGGAATATTCACTCGACTCAAGATCGGATTCGGGATGGCCCGTCGGAGCCTTCGAGTGCTCCGAGCACACCCGAAGCTCCTCACGTTCCCGCTCCTTGGTGCGCTGTCGGGACTCGCGTTCTTCCTGACACTCTTCGGGAGCCTCTTCGCCACGGGACCGATCTTCCAAGAACCGGGGCCTGCCCTCTACGCGGCGCTGTTCGTCGCCTACCTCGCCGAGACGTTCGTCGCGTCGTTCTTCACGGCGGCGCTGATCGCCGCGACACGGACCGCCTTCCAGGGTGACGAGCCATCCATCCGCGGCGCGCTCGCGACGGCCTGGCAGCACAAGTGGCCCCTCTTCGCGTGGTCGGTCGTCGCCGCGACCGTCGGTGTGATAATCAAGGGAATCGAGGGAGAGGACAACCTGGTCGCCCAGATTGCGGCCGCCGTCTTCGCCGTCGCCTGGAGTCTCATGACGTACTTCATCGTGCCCGTGATCGTCTTCCGTGACCCGTCCGTCCGCGAAATGTTCACGGAGAGTGCGCGCACCTTCAAAGAGACCTGGGGCGAGTCGATCGGCGCGATGGGGGCGATCGACGTCGTCTCGTTCGTGCTGGTGCTCGGTGGGGGCCTGCTCGGCGGCGCCACGTACCTCGTCCTCGGTGGCCTCGGGACGGCCGGACTCGTCGCGACCGTGGTCGTCGGCGGGACGGCGATCCTGCTCGCCTTCCTGATCGGGAAGACGCTCTCGGGCATCGCGAAGACCGCGCTGTACCTCTACGCGACGGAAGACACCGCCCCGGAGTACTTCGAGGACATGGACTTCGGCGGACTCGGCGGCGACGACTCGACGGCGAGTTCGAGCGGACTCACCGGCGCGATGGGTAGTTCCGGACGCGGCCGAATCTGA
- a CDS encoding AI-2E family transporter: protein MRLARGTLLAIAAVFIALSVQLVLPFLQYVLGAVLLAFALYPLQRRLERRVSPMVAALTLVSLAVVAVVVPFILVLSAILDEAQYILANVDAETLQIDVIETRIWELTGYDVTIDGQLVGSGQDLGRTVLEQSTAAFSSLTTFAIGIVLALFLVYYLLKDAEALVAWLYRTMPLPEDIQRDLYSEFTDLLWAVLFGHVFVGVVQGLVAGLGFLLVGIPNTAFWTIVMVVFAMVPLVGTIPIWGGAVLYLVILEQPVLAGALFVYCVVVVGVTDDYLRPFAVDRYAELNPAVILLGILGGAYAFGVMGLFYGPIVLGGLKATLHVITEHWVRLRSVEGHPG, encoded by the coding sequence ATGCGACTGGCCAGGGGGACCCTCCTCGCGATCGCGGCGGTGTTCATCGCGCTCTCGGTGCAACTCGTCTTGCCGTTTCTCCAGTACGTCCTGGGCGCCGTCTTGCTCGCGTTCGCCCTGTACCCGCTACAGCGACGGCTCGAACGGCGCGTCTCTCCGATGGTGGCCGCACTGACGCTCGTGAGCCTCGCCGTCGTCGCCGTCGTGGTCCCGTTCATCCTCGTCCTTTCGGCGATCCTCGACGAGGCGCAGTACATCCTCGCGAACGTCGACGCCGAGACCCTCCAGATCGACGTGATCGAAACCAGGATTTGGGAACTCACGGGGTACGACGTGACGATCGACGGCCAGCTGGTCGGCTCCGGGCAGGATCTCGGACGGACCGTTCTCGAACAATCGACGGCTGCGTTCAGTTCGCTCACGACGTTTGCGATCGGCATCGTCCTCGCGCTCTTTCTCGTGTACTACCTGCTGAAAGATGCGGAGGCGCTGGTCGCGTGGCTCTATCGGACGATGCCGTTGCCCGAGGACATCCAGCGGGACCTCTACAGTGAATTTACCGACTTGTTGTGGGCGGTGCTCTTCGGACACGTCTTCGTCGGTGTCGTCCAGGGGCTCGTCGCCGGCCTCGGCTTTCTCCTCGTGGGAATCCCGAATACCGCGTTCTGGACCATCGTGATGGTCGTCTTCGCGATGGTGCCCCTCGTCGGAACGATCCCCATCTGGGGTGGTGCCGTGCTCTATCTCGTGATACTGGAGCAACCGGTACTGGCCGGTGCCCTGTTCGTCTACTGCGTCGTCGTGGTCGGCGTCACCGACGACTATCTGCGGCCGTTCGCAGTCGACCGCTACGCGGAACTCAATCCGGCCGTCATCTTGCTCGGTATCCTGGGTGGTGCCTACGCCTTCGGCGTGATGGGCCTGTTCTACGGGCCGATCGTCCTCGGCGGGTTGAAAGCAACCTTGCATGTTATCACCGAACACTGGGTGCGACTGCGGAGTGTCGAGGGGCATCCCGGATAG
- a CDS encoding CBS domain-containing protein — protein MPVENLARSRVVTADTDESVAELASMMDDEHVGSVVITDGDEPVGIVTDRDLATRVLGNGSNPDETTAEDVMSEELTTVSESDGFYTAAERMAEEGVRRLPVTDGDGQLSGIITADDFTELLADEQAQLSSIIQAQRPAYD, from the coding sequence ATGCCAGTCGAAAACCTCGCCAGAAGCAGGGTCGTCACCGCTGACACAGACGAATCGGTCGCCGAACTCGCCAGTATGATGGACGACGAACACGTCGGGAGCGTCGTCATCACGGACGGCGACGAGCCGGTCGGGATCGTCACGGATCGCGATCTGGCGACGCGCGTCCTCGGAAACGGGTCGAACCCGGACGAGACGACGGCCGAGGACGTGATGTCGGAGGAGCTCACGACGGTGTCCGAATCGGACGGGTTCTACACGGCGGCCGAACGGATGGCCGAGGAAGGGGTCAGACGGCTGCCGGTCACCGACGGCGACGGCCAGCTCTCGGGTATCATCACCGCGGACGATTTCACGGAACTGCTCGCCGACGAACAGGCCCAGCTCTCGTCGATCATTCAGGCCCAGCGTCCGGCCTACGACTGA
- a CDS encoding GAP family protein: MQFLEVLPLVVVMVSGPQILSAIFLATSQRWRTNSAAFLAGAAISISLVVGIAYVLDVGVVGRGRPSMARTGVVLGALVLAMIHTYRTRETAESPRWMGSIESASPRAAFRLGFLLMGFFPTDLLTSIAVGSYLSGRDAPLWHLAPFVGATLLILALPSLALIAGGARAEQALPKIRTWMNDNSWLVSEFVLLFFVAMTLSNATP, translated from the coding sequence GTGCAGTTCCTCGAGGTACTCCCGCTGGTCGTGGTGATGGTCTCCGGGCCGCAGATTTTGAGCGCCATCTTCCTCGCGACGAGCCAGCGCTGGCGGACGAACTCGGCGGCCTTTCTCGCCGGCGCTGCCATCTCGATTTCGCTCGTCGTGGGGATCGCGTACGTGCTTGACGTCGGCGTCGTCGGCCGGGGACGACCGTCGATGGCACGAACCGGTGTCGTCCTCGGGGCGCTCGTCCTCGCGATGATTCACACGTACCGGACGCGCGAGACGGCCGAGTCGCCGCGGTGGATGGGATCGATCGAATCGGCGTCGCCGCGCGCCGCGTTCCGACTCGGCTTTCTCCTGATGGGCTTCTTCCCGACTGATCTCCTCACCTCGATCGCGGTCGGTTCGTACCTCTCCGGGCGCGACGCACCGCTCTGGCACCTGGCTCCGTTCGTGGGTGCGACACTCCTGATCCTTGCACTTCCGTCGCTGGCGCTGATTGCGGGCGGTGCGCGTGCTGAACAGGCCCTCCCGAAGATTCGCACCTGGATGAACGACAACTCGTGGCTGGTCTCCGAGTTCGTTCTGCTCTTTTTCGTGGCCATGACGCTCTCGAACGCGACGCCGTGA
- a CDS encoding DoxX family protein, producing MATKEVNLESTIGGFTATGQLHTLSVWFILALRLMMGLAFFQSGIEKVLAGDFSAGGYLGSRQAGPAADLFTSMAEVGWFVEFVNVAVPWGEVLIGLGLLFGAFTRLAAFWGAFMMLMFYLGNWSVDHGYINGDFAYMLVFLSVAAFGAGRILGLDAYIESYDVGGQPLIERYPALRYILG from the coding sequence ATGGCAACCAAAGAAGTAAATCTAGAGAGTACGATCGGCGGATTCACCGCAACCGGGCAACTTCACACACTGTCGGTCTGGTTCATCCTCGCGCTCAGGCTGATGATGGGGCTGGCGTTCTTCCAGAGCGGGATCGAAAAGGTGCTCGCGGGGGACTTTAGCGCCGGCGGGTACCTCGGCAGTCGCCAGGCTGGGCCGGCCGCAGACCTGTTCACCTCGATGGCCGAGGTTGGCTGGTTCGTCGAGTTCGTCAACGTCGCCGTCCCCTGGGGCGAGGTCCTCATCGGACTCGGCCTCCTGTTCGGCGCCTTCACCCGCCTCGCGGCGTTCTGGGGCGCGTTCATGATGCTCATGTTCTACCTCGGGAACTGGTCGGTCGACCATGGGTACATCAACGGCGACTTCGCGTACATGCTCGTCTTCCTCTCGGTCGCCGCCTTCGGCGCCGGTCGCATCCTCGGCCTCGACGCCTACATCGAATCCTACGACGTCGGTGGACAGCCGCTGATTGAACGGTATCCGGCGCTCCGATACATACTCGGGTAA